In Lycium ferocissimum isolate CSIRO_LF1 chromosome 7, AGI_CSIRO_Lferr_CH_V1, whole genome shotgun sequence, the sequence GACTGCATTTCTACTTCATCAACATGACTTGCTGAATTTTCCATTGCTATGTTAGCTGCAAGTCaacttgaaagaagaaaaagatttttGTTTCTGCTTGCTATATGGGTTCTTacgttttttttaaatagaagGAAACTTTTACCTAGACTTAAACGCTATACTTTCACCAACATTTTTTTGAGTATATATTATTTGGAGAACGTGGTATAAAGATATTCCTTTTCATCCAATGATTCATTTTCATCAAACTGAAAAGAATTCATAAGCTATACTATGATAGAAGATTATTTAAGAACGAGTTGTAGTTATTAAAACGAAGTCCAAATATATAAAACGTTAGGCGTACCTAAAGTCAGAATAAATAAAGGACGTGAATGCGAAATATACTATAGAATATAAACGTATGTCTGTTCTCAATAATATTTGGAGGACTTAGCATTAAACTATACAAAGATGAACAGAAAGTCATCTCCTAAATACAGTTTACTAATTTCTTCCTAGTTAATGATTGGACAATGATGACAATATCAAGTTGGCTATTTTCTACCTCATTCTTTGTTTCCTTGTTTCcatgaagaaaataaacaaTTATCCAAATTCATTTATGTGTGTTCGGTGAAAAAATATCTGTTGAATTTGAAGAATATTTATCACAAAATAAGtcattttgtatatttggtcgttttaaaatatattttttaaagaaaagctGTTTCACCAGAAGGGGATAAAATCATTACTTCCCGCACTTTTTGGCTGTAAATTGTCTTTCTTCACAATTATCGAACTTCATGTTATTATTCCAACCAAGACTTGGAAATTTCATCAAAACATTATTCAATTTGCTAATATTATTACCAATCTTAATCAAtgatttccttaaaaaaaaatcttttcactCTCCAACTAaacatcaaaaaatatttttgagagaAATATTTTTCTGAATGGTAACTTTTGTGTTAAGAACAACGAATCCATTGAAGAGGTCTAACTTTGATAcaatgaagttttttttttcttttttcgctAGACATATTGTCTAGCGGcgttttattaaaaataaaaagtcatCGGTGGGATAAGTACAAGCATTTTGGCGCTACGCTACCCTAAAGATCTAATGAGGTAACAAGCCTCTTCTACTTAagaagcatgaagaaaataagagcTAGCTAGAGAGAACTAAGTATTCTATGATCATCACAGAGTTTGTAatgtattctatgatgatattacaaatGAGGATACttaaataatgtaaaaatataaaaaaccaAGAAGAAAGTTGAGTTATTAACCTCAATCTTTCTTTTACAAATGTATGAATTAAAAAGGATAGATTGCCCGTCTATAGTAACTTGAAGTATTTTTCTCTCGTCTTCTTCAAATTTGTCCAACAACACTTGATAGTTCATCACTTCTTGTTGAATTTATTGGATCTAGTTGAAGCTATTGACTGCTTTgtcatatgatttgttttgcTAGTCGCATCGGTAGGTGCCTTGGAATAAACTCCCCAGTCACTTTACCATCCCAACTATACTGTCTTCCATGTGTATTCTTTTTGCTTTTGTTACTTCCACTTCTTTGTTGCCTAGGTGAAATATCTCCATCTCTAGCCAATTTATCAAAGCATATGTCCAACATATTATCTTCCTCCTCCTCATCAGAAAAATCATCACCCAAATCAATAGCATAAGCATTAGTTGGACTAAATCCTGACGCTAAACCCCCTGGCTCAATAATCACACTTTTAGGCACAAATACTGGAGCTTGTGGTCTTAATTTGCTATTCAAAGGAGGATGTGAAATCTGCTCTTCTTCATCAACCAAATCAGCCCACCTAGGAGTACTCATCTCCCCTTGTTTTTCTATCAAATTATTTGTGGAATTAGCTTGAGAGAGTGATGTCATACCTTTCAGCAACTATTGTCAGTGAAGCTAAGAATGCTACTCATGTGTTTTATTGTCAGATTTTGCAATTTGGTTTCagtttttttcttgaatttttaacTGTTGTTGTTTGTCAGAAAGTTTTTGCGGAATTTCAATTTAGTTTCACCAACCAAGCTATTGACCTCTCCTTGGTTTCAGTTGACGAGGCCCCAAATTAATAAATTGCTAAATTGGTTGCGTTAAAAACAAAAGATTTTTCCAGCAGAGACagaacactaggtgatttcttccatCTGTTCGAGCCTTGGTGACCATaggtatcccgtggaattagtcgaggtgcacaCAAGCAAACTaggacaccacggttatcaaaaaaataaaaaataaataaacaaagatTTCCCAGTGAAGAAATTACTGAAAAGCTACTTTTTTTCCCAGCGAAGAACTAAGAACGGAGTAGAGATTGAAGAATTCGATCTGAGATTTGTTGAAAGGAGATTAATATCCTAATAGAATGATATAGGACGAGAAATTGGGGGCATATTATTTTGCGGAACACAAATTTTCCCATACTGTTAATTTAATGGTAAGGCTATATTGAAGATCCAAAAAACGGATAGAATAGGTTAAGATGATAAATCAATATTTTCGAAATGTATCAAGAATAGAATCTTCAGTAAGTGCACATCATATCCTGCCACCAACAAAAGTTGTGGTGGAGTGATAAGTACTCCTTCGTACTTAACCAGAGGTCTCGATTTTAGCCTTGGGTATAGTTGCTTTTATTAGAGAATGCTTTACACCTTGGGACTTCCGGGCTTGAACCCAAATTTAGTCCAGCCCAATGCAGATACCAGACTTTAGGtataaaacccaaaaaaatcacTCATATCCTGCCTTGAAATTTTCAGTACCATATCTTGTGCATTTTTGTTGCTACTTTGGGTATGTTATCTTAAGCtttgttattttattgattcactggtgaaagaggaaaaaaaaaaaaaaagtcaactaGGATCTTGATTTTCCAGAGTTCAACCACAACATGCCTCCTGAATCTTGATTTCCATTCACTAAACCTGGTCTCACTcaaattcattcatttacttTAACATATTCAGCTGATCCACATTTACACTGCATAGCAACAAAGTTGACACCAATTTACGCCATCTGTTAGTAACTATTCACTCATTTATTCGTGTTCTTTCTTCAAAGAGCTTATTCACACCTGTAACTGAAGACAGTCCAATATTTATACCatgatgaatatatatgtttcttgaattaTAACAATTAGTATCATTTACTAAGCACATCATTTGGTTTGTCGTCCACATCTTTATACTTGTACAAGGATGCAAACACGAGGTAATAAATGAAGTTAGCTGATCCCAGGACACAACAGAGCCAGAAGACGTTATCCACTCTTCCATCGTTGATATTGTCTGGCAACCATCCTGATAGTCGTTGAACCAGATCAATCAACCCGTTCCCCAAATAGTATGCAATACCAATAAAAAGGGCAACCATTGCAGTCGAGGTGCTCTTCAAGGATGCTGGAAATTCTTGGTAATAAAACGCCATATGTCCTGGAAAATGGAATCCTTCTCCGATTCCATTAAGAGCTAGCTGTGGCACTAGCCAAAAGACCGACATTGGAACAATGGCATTGTTTTGGCCTTGGAGTTTGTGAGATTTAGCGAGCCTCAGTCGCCTGGACTCAACCAGGGCGAAAACAGCCATGCTAACTATAGTTATGACATGGCCTATTCCAATGCGCTGAAGAGGGGTGAGAGAAAAGCTAGTGTATTTAGCTAGAAAAGGGTAGAGTAATCGGTCAATGATGGATATGGCTATACAAGTAAATAGCAATATGAAGACTAACATAGTACTTGCTGGGATCTCGAAATGAGGTCCCATATGGCGATCCATTTTTAGAGCTTGAAGAATTAGCAGGCTTGTTTGTATGACTAGTTGGGTAGATATAAGAAAACCACTAGCCCATAGAGGGAAAAGCTTGATCAAGCTTTTCAAATCTTCTACTTGCTGCACTGTGCATAGCCTCCAAGGGTTACTATTCGATCCGTCTGATCTGGTGTCTCCCTCAGTAATAAAAGCTGCACAATTCAAGAACCTGCACAAGCGGACTTGTATATCAGCTAACCAATTGTGACAGAAAGCATATATAAGCAGAGAAACAAGGGGAAAATGATATTTACTTTAAGAATTTGGTAGGAATTGGAGAAGTTGTTAGTGTGGTTTTGTCACTTGGATCATGGTAGTAGTGTTGAGTTTGTTCCGAAAGAGGGACTCTCCATTTCTGAATGGTGGCGACTATGACACGTGCTAAGTTGACAAAAGGGCTGCCTCCTTGTTCCTTAACACGGCGATAGAAACGTTTCCCAGCGAGAAACATTACCAAGCCAAGTATGTTACAAGCCATAGAGATACCGAAACCCCATGCCCAACTGACATTGTCCTCCACGTAAACGATGGCTGTGGTGCTTACAGCAAAGGACGTGTAAAAGGCGAATATGTACCAATTGAAGAAAATCGCTTGGTGTTTTGGCTTATCAAACTGATTAGCTCCCATTGGTGCAATTGTATAACGTGTACCCGCAACGCCTAGAGATGCTAACACCATAGCCACGTATAGTACCGTGTACTGGTGTTTTGATGGGCTTGCGCAGAGACTGGATCCATCATTGCATGCTGGAGGTCTTAACACATCAATTGTTGCTGTTAATAGTAGAAGCAAAATACCCTGCAAATCCAATGAAGAAATCAATATGGGGTTCTTGGgttttttcctattttgatGAAGAATAGGGAGAGAATGTCAAAAATGGTCTTTGATAGTAGGTTCTAGTCCCTTAAGTATCATTGGAGCAGTTTGGtcttttaagtttgtcaaaagtgaGTTTTTTTATTTACCATACTCTGATTGTTAAATTCAATATGAACtgtgaaaatagaaaatatctAACAAGTACTCACATTGGGAAGTATAAATCTTgtagtttatgttattttttttattatttcaagaGTCTGATGCAACTTTTGTGTATGGTGCAATTTTTTCTCTTGCGCTTTCTAGAATTTTAACAAAATTTCTGATGTTTCTGCTTAAAGTTTTTTAATCACAGTTCTAATTAAATGTTTGATTGGAGATAAAAAATGCtcacttttgacaaacttaaacgACTAAAACAGTTAAATTGATATACTTaattaagggactattttgaacctactatcAAAGATAAAAGAccgtttttgttattttctcaaGAATAGAAGATGAAACGAATGAGAGGGGTTGTTTGTATTTACCAGAGCAGAGATAAGAGAAGAAATCCAAATGACAGAAAAACAGCCAAGAAAAGAGTCAGCTATGATTCCACCAACAATTGGGAAAAGGGTGGTCAAGCCATTGACCACATTGTAAACTTTAGCCGCTTTGATGCTCTTCATGTTGAATTCATCTATCAAATAAACAATCAGGTTGCTCATCCACCCTCCAGACGCAAGTGACAAGCCCGCCATGGTTGCTGACATTACCAATCAAACTATTCAAGATTATTTTATCTCACATATCTTAACATGGTTCGTTACCTCATTAGAATTGGTAAGATAAGATAGCCCCTCTTGCTTGTACTCTCGCTTTTGATGATTagtttattattaataaaaggcCCCTAGACACATTGTCTAGTGGTATAAATtcgaaaaaataaaatcatatcgtAACATTTTTCACCACACGTAGAGCCATGATTTTTAGTTTATGGTTTTCGAACCGCAATCCTTTATAGGTTCTGAACCATAATCTTTTTTGCGTACTACGTTCTAGACAAATTATTTGGATATATTAGATCAAACTTTTAATACAACTATAAGATTTGATCCAAAGCTACTGAATTCTACCGAATCCGTAGCTCTAAGGTCGGCTCTGCCCCCATTTGTCGCATGGACTCAAGTCTTAACATGGGGATGGGCAGCAGGGTAAACCAAAAACTAAAGAAGAAATGGATTTAGAGCAGCCACGACAAGTTCGGTTGAACTTGTTGCTTTCTGCTCgaatcatgtatacatatctACCTaaaaattttactttttctgtcttaatttatgtggcaccgttTGACTAGGCACAATAAAGAAACagagacttttaaaatttgttgtCTAAAACAAACCTTGGACATTTGTATGACTATAAATCATTTAATTTACggtaaaagtgaaatttttaaagttaagttgtttTTAATTATAGAAAAGTGACATTCATTTTttaacagactaaaaaggaaaatgtcatataaattgggacggaggcaGAGGTGAATCTAGAATTTTTAGAAGATGGGTTcaccacttaaaaaaaaaaaagaaggaaaaaatgtgTTAAGTGAGAATTGATCCCTAGTCTtctaggtaaataactcaaTCTTCAACCGAGTGCACCATTTAGCCTTCTTGTAATATGGGTTCCAGCATGTAATGTTAtaccaattttttaaaatattcataaaaTACCGAGTTTTACGGAGAGATTATTGGTTCACGTGCCCCAAATTTTCTACCTAAATTCGTCCctggatggagggagtactaaaagatatatatgtatctaaTAGTTTAcgccattttattttattttgaatcCACAAACTCTAAATCTTGAATTCGACTCTTAACCAAAGGATGAAGAAACATACCTATAATGAAGGGGAAGGTTATCCAGCCACCTTTTTTTCGACCAGAGGAGGACTGCATATCTTCTTCATCAACATCTCTTACTGAACTTTCCATTGCTAGCTATAGGTCAACTTGACAGAAAAGATATTTGTTTCTACTTTGTTATGGAGTTTGAAGTTTTAATAGCAGGTAAAGTATATCCAAGACTTGCACGCCATATACGAATTATAGgatatgtttattttttataaactgAGGTCTGACAACTTGACAAGAGttcatatattattatattccatATGCTTCAATGATTAGTTGTTGGATCTATCCAACTGAGCAGAATTCACAAATAGCCATTTTCCAGCTTCTGTAATTGAAAAATGGCCACCATCGTGAAGTTTAAAATTCCACGAGTAAAATTCTAGGACATTGTCATAAAATTTCACATGTAAATTGAGAGAGTGGCTATTTTTTCAATAAAGGTCTGAAAAGTGGCCAGTGAGGTTATTTCTCTACTCTCCTTCTTTGTTAGTATTTACTtgttcatttgtttcaatttatatgtaACTCTCTCTATTTTGAGACGTTCAAAAGTgtttgacatcatcatttcatTTTGTATAACTTTCGCACCTCTGAGAAACTCATATATGTATTAAACTATCCAGCTTTGAACTTCTGAAGTGATGTTTCATCTGTCAAACTAccttttcataaaatattaCTCTAAATATTTCATTCATCATGACTTATACAATATGTAAGTCAAACTAATATGTTAAACTTCATGTCCTATCAAATACCgtcttataaaaaaataagggcAAGACATACAGTTTTGGACAACTCCCacctttttgaaaagaaaaaaaaaagtgaaactttTATCCAGTAACTTGCATACTGGTAAATTATAGTACTAAGGGGTTGTTTGTTACACAGAATAATTATCCCGGAATTATAATCTCAGTATTATAATTCTGGGACTAATTTTATACAATCTAGGAGGtggataaaataatctcaaggTTAATGAGATAAGGTGAGATATGCCCTCTTTAAGTTTGTGTTtcattttatactttgtttggtaaaggtggataaatttataccttctaccaaatatgatataaaattaattccaaAGTTAGTACTGGGATATCTCACCTTATACCGtgtaccaaacgaccactaaaAGTACAAAATACAGTAATTTACTTTATGAAGTAAGTCCAAGTGTTTGTCTTTAGCGAAGAAGAAAGTCAATAACTTTGTCCATTTTTTCAATCGTAAATCACACGCAGGGCATAAATATTGCCGTTCTTTCTATGATAACATATAGTATGAATATGATCAGAGTGATTTAAGCACCAAatattgctatatataataaggaTCAATCCAATAATTTTTGTAATCCTTAGTTGCATCTCAACTATTTAGTTGAGCATCTTGCTAATCAAAGGAAGAGCTCTTCCAAATTTGCCTTTGTACT encodes:
- the LOC132065653 gene encoding protein NRT1/ PTR FAMILY 2.7-like — protein: MESSVRDVDEEDMQSSSGRKKGGWITFPFIIATMAGLSLASGGWMSNLIVYLIDEFNMKSIKAAKVYNVVNGLTTLFPIVGGIIADSFLGCFSVIWISSLISALGILLLLLTATIDVLRPPACNDGSSLCASPSKHQYTVLYVAMVLASLGVAGTRYTIAPMGANQFDKPKHQAIFFNWYIFAFYTSFAVSTTAIVYVEDNVSWAWGFGISMACNILGLVMFLAGKRFYRRVKEQGGSPFVNLARVIVATIQKWRVPLSEQTQHYYHDPSDKTTLTTSPIPTKFLKFLNCAAFITEGDTRSDGSNSNPWRLCTVQQVEDLKSLIKLFPLWASGFLISTQLVIQTSLLILQALKMDRHMGPHFEIPASTMLVFILLFTCIAISIIDRLLYPFLAKYTSFSLTPLQRIGIGHVITIVSMAVFALVESRRLRLAKSHKLQGQNNAIVPMSVFWLVPQLALNGIGEGFHFPGHMAFYYQEFPASLKSTSTAMVALFIGIAYYLGNGLIDLVQRLSGWLPDNINDGRVDNVFWLCCVLGSANFIYYLVFASLYKYKDVDDKPNDVLSK